From the genome of Thermogutta terrifontis, one region includes:
- a CDS encoding YqeG family HAD IIIA-type phosphatase, protein MRVWWLPDFYVRSVTDLSPEWLQSVHVKGLCIDVDCTLTDYVSNDIPAEVAAWLSQIRQSGINICLLSNGGKRRISRLADRLGVPYVARAMKPLPFGCHRAVRKLGLPRSEVVLVGDQLFADVLAGRWAGLRTVLVVPRGAAREAWVTRWKRPLERFVLKSLTPQSLAPYSQETDSGGQTTEEDSSADDTTSDRGRN, encoded by the coding sequence ATGCGTGTGTGGTGGCTACCGGATTTTTATGTCAGGAGCGTTACTGATCTTTCTCCAGAATGGTTGCAGAGCGTGCATGTTAAAGGGCTTTGCATCGACGTGGATTGTACTTTGACGGACTATGTGTCAAATGATATTCCGGCGGAAGTTGCCGCCTGGCTGAGCCAAATAAGGCAAAGTGGAATAAACATCTGTCTCCTCTCAAATGGTGGAAAACGCCGAATAAGTCGGCTTGCCGACCGGCTCGGAGTGCCCTATGTAGCGCGGGCGATGAAGCCGCTTCCGTTCGGATGTCATCGGGCGGTGCGCAAGCTGGGGCTACCGCGTTCCGAGGTGGTGCTCGTGGGTGATCAACTTTTCGCTGACGTGTTAGCCGGTCGCTGGGCTGGGCTGCGCACCGTTCTGGTGGTACCGCGGGGGGCTGCTCGGGAAGCGTGGGTTACGAGATGGAAGCGCCCATTGGAGCGGTTCGTTTTAAAGTCGTTAACGCCTCAATCCCTGGCTCCCTATTCGCAGGAAACCGACTCAGGTGGCCAGACTACGGAAGAGGATAGTTCGGCGGACGATACTACTTCCGACCGTGGCCGTAATTGA
- a CDS encoding acyltransferase, with protein MRKLLKRGIQLASLVPAVVLVVISAIAKPVIGRRRAFLGPAQLVALVPGMLGIYLRWAYYFMTIKKCSWDVTIEFGSFFSCPDAEVGAFVYIGAYSIIGSARIGDRVRIASGVSIPSGRYQHLVQDEQNHSPVRSSDSNGSFTTIQIGHDTWIGERAVVMADVGARCIVGAGAVVCKPIPDDTVAVGVPARIVRSMSMNDDLTCSR; from the coding sequence ATGAGAAAACTTCTCAAGCGCGGAATTCAGCTTGCCAGTCTTGTGCCGGCTGTTGTTCTGGTTGTTATCAGCGCGATTGCCAAGCCCGTTATCGGCCGGAGGCGTGCCTTTTTGGGACCAGCGCAGTTGGTCGCCCTAGTTCCTGGCATGCTGGGGATCTATCTGCGATGGGCATATTACTTCATGACTATAAAAAAATGTAGTTGGGATGTAACGATCGAATTTGGGAGCTTCTTTTCCTGTCCAGATGCCGAGGTGGGCGCGTTTGTCTATATCGGAGCCTATTCTATTATTGGGAGTGCGAGGATTGGTGATCGGGTTCGGATCGCTTCCGGCGTTTCGATTCCGAGTGGCCGTTATCAGCATCTGGTGCAGGACGAACAAAACCATTCACCAGTGCGCAGCTCCGATAGCAACGGCAGTTTTACCACGATCCAGATTGGTCATGACACCTGGATTGGTGAACGAGCGGTCGTCATGGCGGATGTGGGTGCCAGGTGTATTGTGGGAGCTGGCGCGGTCGTATGCAAGCCTATCCCGGATGATACAGTGGCTGTGGGAGTGCCAGCAAGAATTGTTCGCTCAATGAGCATGAATGACGATTTGACGTGTTCACGATAG